A portion of the Thermoflexus hugenholtzii JAD2 genome contains these proteins:
- a CDS encoding GTP-binding protein produces MQAVKIVVTGPFASGKTQFIRTISEIEVVSTERRISTPAERAIKDQTTVAMDFGRITIDKDLVLYLFGTPGQRRFDFMWEILAEGMLGFIVMVDSTRPETFREARNILETFRRYAQTPFVVAANKQDLEDAWDPEDIRIALRLDGRVKVLPCVATRRDSVKDVVLELLYAILEELSASR; encoded by the coding sequence ATGCAGGCGGTGAAGATCGTGGTGACCGGGCCTTTCGCCTCGGGCAAGACCCAGTTCATCCGCACCATCAGCGAGATCGAAGTGGTCTCCACCGAGCGGCGGATCTCCACGCCGGCGGAGCGGGCCATCAAGGACCAGACCACGGTGGCCATGGATTTCGGGCGGATCACCATCGATAAGGACCTCGTGCTGTATCTGTTCGGCACGCCGGGCCAGCGACGCTTCGATTTCATGTGGGAGATCCTGGCCGAGGGGATGCTGGGCTTCATCGTCATGGTCGATAGCACCAGACCGGAGACCTTCCGCGAGGCCCGCAACATCCTGGAGACCTTCCGCCGCTATGCCCAGACCCCCTTCGTGGTCGCCGCCAACAAGCAGGACCTTGAGGACGCCTGGGATCCGGAGGACATCCGCATCGCCCTGCGCCTGGACGGCCGGGTCAAGGTGCTCCCGTGCGTGGCCACCCGCCGCGACAGCGTGAAGGACGTGGTCCTGGAGCTGCTCTACGCCATCCTGGAAGAGCTGTCCGCTTCCCGCTAA
- a CDS encoding tyrosine-type recombinase/integrase: MNARTDAPSEALGIWVLRFLDARIAAEGTAPSTLRAYRHVLFRLVRFLEVRGFRRWAEVDAPALQRFLDENVLQRGGSVRTWNQRLAVLRAFFRFLAQEGAIAENPALALRWHLPTRGSRLPLPPDQRQRLMDFARSLPETPLGLRDRLILHLIGKLGLRAGQAVALTLEDIDPEGERLRIQTRAGLRIYTLPAPVRESLIRYLQTGRPRLVRDPENRALLLNRRGDPLTRQGLWRAIRALGRRAGLPDVSPERLRQPPGLPLLTPGKEAG; encoded by the coding sequence ATGAACGCCCGAACGGATGCTCCATCGGAAGCCCTCGGGATCTGGGTCCTCCGCTTCCTGGACGCCCGGATCGCCGCGGAGGGAACTGCCCCTTCCACCCTCCGTGCTTATCGACACGTCCTCTTCCGGCTCGTCCGTTTCCTCGAGGTCCGGGGCTTCCGCCGCTGGGCTGAGGTGGACGCCCCGGCGTTGCAACGCTTCCTGGATGAAAACGTGCTCCAGCGCGGCGGATCGGTCCGCACCTGGAATCAACGGCTGGCCGTCCTGCGAGCCTTCTTCCGCTTCCTGGCGCAGGAAGGAGCCATCGCGGAGAACCCGGCCCTCGCGCTGCGCTGGCACCTCCCCACCCGGGGCTCCCGGCTCCCCCTTCCCCCGGATCAGCGCCAGCGCCTGATGGACTTCGCCCGGTCCCTTCCGGAGACCCCCCTGGGGCTACGAGACCGCCTGATCTTGCATCTCATCGGCAAACTGGGGTTGCGGGCCGGCCAGGCCGTTGCCCTCACCCTGGAGGACATCGATCCAGAGGGGGAGCGCCTGCGGATCCAGACCCGCGCCGGCTTGCGCATCTACACGCTCCCGGCGCCGGTTCGGGAATCCCTGATCCGGTATCTCCAGACGGGACGCCCTCGTCTGGTTCGGGACCCGGAGAACCGGGCTCTGCTCCTCAACCGCCGGGGGGATCCGCTTACCCGCCAGGGCCTGTGGCGGGCGATCCGGGCCCTCGGCCGGCGGGCGGGGCTCCCGGACGTTTCCCCAGAACGGCTGCGGCAACCCCCGGGCCTTCCCCTCTTGACCCCGGGGAAGGAGGCAGGATGA
- a CDS encoding penicillin-binding transpeptidase domain-containing protein, translating to MRKGWTRRSFLLRALPAAAGGWLSACRVLSPPPPTPTPAPPTPTPRPSPAGTATAALEALTREAIDDLWALLTPASQAAMPREDLRARWRETLNAAGVQAIEIQPLSLIEEGETARARYRIRWKTALFGEREAEGTLELRWTTGDWRVVWRDALLWPELQEGERLQVEYVIPERANLYDREGRGLAVQGEWVEIGVVPGQIADEGQLLARLTQATGLPPETIRARYAGGRPDWYMPILALPADRVAPFLTDLEATPGVVLRSRSGRIYAGVAAQTVGIVGKIPAEELDAWRRRGYRGDEWVGRMGLEAWGEPYLAGTHGGRLWIQPPRPEDGPSRLLAERPFTPGRPITTTLDRELQARVEEIFGDRTGAVVVMDPRNGDILAMVSRPAFDPNALIGPNPPPPPPGAFLNRATQGLYPPGSIFKIVVMAAALTHGFTARSTFQDPGYWDGLGPGYRKWCWLRTGHGVVDLPTALIVSCNVAFYQLGFALHQQDPDLLPRMARAFGLGVLTGIQGVPEEAGLVPDAAWRAQQGGRPWSVGDAVNMAIGQSDLLVTPLQIARMLAAVANGGILYRPRLVQRIGPAPGIPEETFPPEVQGRLPVSEETLAVIREGLVGVTAHPRGTATWIFRGMPFAVAGKTGTAETVPGRPPHAWFACYAPADRPERVVVVIVEHGGQGSAVAAPIARQILEAAYGLPLTPLPTPPPQEDR from the coding sequence ATGAGGAAGGGATGGACCCGTCGGTCCTTCCTGTTGCGGGCGCTTCCGGCCGCGGCGGGAGGGTGGCTGAGCGCGTGCCGGGTTCTTTCGCCTCCCCCTCCCACGCCCACCCCGGCGCCGCCCACCCCCACGCCCCGGCCTTCTCCGGCCGGGACGGCGACGGCGGCCCTGGAGGCTCTTACGCGGGAAGCGATCGATGACCTCTGGGCGCTGCTCACCCCCGCCTCCCAGGCCGCCATGCCCCGGGAGGACCTCCGGGCACGCTGGCGGGAGACCCTCAACGCCGCCGGGGTGCAGGCTATCGAGATCCAGCCCCTGAGTCTGATCGAGGAAGGGGAGACTGCCCGGGCCCGCTACCGCATCCGTTGGAAGACCGCCCTGTTCGGGGAGCGCGAGGCGGAGGGCACGCTGGAGCTGCGCTGGACCACCGGCGACTGGCGGGTGGTCTGGCGGGATGCCCTCCTCTGGCCGGAGCTTCAGGAGGGCGAACGGCTGCAGGTGGAATACGTGATCCCCGAGCGGGCCAACCTCTACGACCGCGAAGGACGTGGCCTGGCCGTCCAGGGGGAATGGGTGGAGATCGGCGTGGTGCCGGGGCAGATCGCCGACGAAGGGCAACTGCTCGCGCGCCTGACCCAGGCCACCGGGCTCCCTCCGGAGACCATCCGGGCGCGTTACGCCGGCGGGCGGCCGGACTGGTATATGCCGATCCTCGCCCTCCCCGCCGATCGGGTGGCGCCATTCCTCACCGACCTGGAGGCCACCCCCGGCGTGGTCCTGCGCTCCCGCAGCGGGCGGATCTACGCCGGCGTGGCCGCGCAAACGGTGGGGATTGTGGGCAAGATCCCGGCCGAGGAATTGGACGCGTGGCGGCGCCGGGGCTATCGGGGCGACGAGTGGGTGGGGCGGATGGGCTTAGAGGCGTGGGGGGAGCCTTACCTGGCCGGGACCCACGGCGGCCGCCTGTGGATCCAGCCCCCCCGCCCGGAGGACGGTCCCTCGCGGTTGCTCGCCGAGCGGCCTTTCACGCCGGGCCGTCCCATCACCACCACTCTGGATCGGGAGCTCCAGGCTCGGGTGGAGGAGATCTTCGGGGATCGGACGGGAGCGGTGGTGGTGATGGATCCGCGCAACGGGGACATCCTGGCCATGGTCAGCCGGCCGGCCTTTGATCCCAACGCCCTGATCGGGCCGAACCCGCCACCGCCCCCACCGGGGGCTTTCCTGAACCGGGCCACCCAGGGCCTGTATCCGCCGGGCTCGATCTTCAAGATCGTGGTGATGGCCGCCGCCCTGACCCACGGGTTCACCGCCCGCAGCACCTTTCAGGATCCGGGCTACTGGGACGGGCTGGGGCCAGGCTACCGGAAATGGTGCTGGCTGCGGACCGGTCACGGCGTGGTGGATCTTCCCACCGCCCTCATTGTCTCCTGCAACGTGGCCTTCTATCAGCTCGGGTTCGCCCTCCATCAGCAGGACCCGGACCTCCTTCCGCGGATGGCCCGGGCCTTCGGGCTGGGGGTCCTCACCGGGATCCAGGGGGTGCCGGAGGAGGCGGGGCTGGTGCCGGACGCGGCGTGGCGGGCGCAGCAAGGGGGGCGGCCCTGGTCCGTGGGGGACGCGGTGAACATGGCTATCGGGCAGAGCGATCTCCTGGTGACCCCCTTGCAGATCGCCCGGATGCTGGCGGCGGTGGCCAACGGGGGGATCCTCTACCGGCCCCGGCTGGTGCAACGCATCGGCCCCGCTCCCGGGATCCCGGAGGAGACCTTCCCGCCGGAGGTCCAGGGGCGTCTCCCCGTTTCCGAGGAGACCCTGGCGGTCATCCGAGAAGGTCTGGTGGGCGTGACGGCCCATCCCCGGGGGACGGCGACTTGGATCTTCCGAGGGATGCCCTTTGCGGTGGCAGGCAAGACGGGGACCGCGGAGACAGTCCCCGGGCGCCCACCGCACGCGTGGTTCGCGTGCTACGCCCCCGCGGATCGGCCGGAGCGGGTGGTGGTGGTGATCGTGGAACACGGTGGCCAGGGCTCCGCCGTCGCCGCCCCCATCGCCCGTCAGATCCTGGAGGCCGCCTACGGCCTCCCCCTCACCCCCCTGCCCACCCCACCTCCGCAGGAGGATCGGTGA
- the deoC gene encoding deoxyribose-phosphate aldolase, whose protein sequence is MWTREALAARIDHTLLRPEATPADIDRVCEEAVRYGCAAVCVNPIYVARAAERLAGTPVKVATVVGFPLGASLTAVRVAEASLALAQGAQELDIVLPIGLFRAGAIEAVRADLQAIIAVAHAAGAVCKVILETALLRPEEKIQAARLAVEAGADFVKTSTGFGPGGATVEDVALLRQAVGPTVGVKASGGIRTAEQAIALIEAGATRLGTSATVAILEALPLRAG, encoded by the coding sequence ATGTGGACTCGGGAGGCGCTGGCCGCGCGGATCGATCATACGCTGCTCCGCCCGGAGGCCACCCCGGCGGACATCGACCGGGTATGTGAGGAGGCTGTGCGTTACGGTTGCGCGGCGGTGTGTGTGAACCCCATCTATGTCGCCCGCGCGGCCGAACGGCTGGCCGGAACCCCGGTGAAGGTGGCCACGGTGGTGGGGTTCCCCCTGGGGGCGAGCCTCACGGCGGTGCGGGTGGCCGAGGCCAGCCTGGCCCTGGCCCAGGGCGCTCAGGAGCTCGACATCGTGCTCCCCATCGGCCTGTTCCGGGCCGGGGCGATCGAGGCGGTGCGGGCGGATCTGCAGGCGATCATCGCGGTGGCCCACGCCGCGGGAGCCGTCTGCAAGGTGATCCTGGAGACCGCGCTGCTCCGCCCGGAGGAGAAAATCCAGGCCGCTCGCCTGGCCGTCGAGGCCGGAGCGGATTTCGTGAAGACCTCCACCGGCTTCGGGCCGGGCGGGGCGACGGTGGAGGACGTCGCGCTTCTGCGCCAGGCGGTAGGCCCCACAGTCGGGGTGAAGGCCTCCGGCGGCATCCGCACGGCGGAACAGGCCATCGCCCTGATCGAGGCTGGCGCCACCCGATTGGGGACCAGCGCCACCGTCGCCATCCTGGAAGCCCTGCCGCTCCGCGCCGGCTGA
- a CDS encoding LbetaH domain-containing protein yields the protein MNGKLRKVIIRDRRLIPPFNEPARDLMVLNKPLWLHQRDLLAPYCDEELEVDSLDEVPDDRVPTLVYRDNLFFDEPFLRTFLERARRLNKACRVAFALNDPAIVHHALPLQRGIRREGDVYVADMWYFPYGKESYARPLVIETLAREIGYYRVPRYMAPRQGDLTFWVPLRAFLSIEHWVHVFMANSPFGIFAEGARMEDRIQRLDVKLRILWRAMLERRQVLSSSALVRIGRNVQIDPTAVLQGPTIIGDNVTIGAGAVVANSIIGNNVNIGQGVQVLLSVVGDGCFLPFRAALFMTTMMEHSMVAQNTCLQLCVVGRDTFIGAGTTFTDFNLLPKPIRTHFRGELVEAGMPVLGGCVGHHCRLGSGLVIYPARMIESDVVLFATSDHHVITRNVYYEDSDHLRIPGGAALYPRLYPREEEVGQPEAAPALERGNAP from the coding sequence ATGAACGGGAAGTTGCGGAAGGTGATCATCCGGGATCGACGGCTGATCCCACCCTTCAACGAGCCGGCGCGGGATCTTATGGTGCTGAACAAGCCCCTCTGGCTGCACCAGCGGGATCTCCTCGCGCCTTACTGCGACGAGGAGCTGGAGGTGGACTCCCTGGACGAGGTGCCGGACGATCGGGTGCCGACCCTGGTGTATCGGGACAACCTCTTCTTCGATGAGCCCTTCCTGCGGACGTTCCTGGAGCGGGCGCGGCGTCTCAACAAGGCCTGCCGGGTGGCCTTCGCCCTCAACGACCCGGCCATCGTCCACCATGCCCTTCCCCTGCAGCGGGGCATCCGACGGGAGGGGGACGTCTATGTGGCCGATATGTGGTATTTCCCCTACGGGAAGGAATCCTACGCTCGCCCGCTGGTGATCGAGACCCTGGCCCGGGAGATCGGCTACTACCGGGTGCCGCGTTACATGGCGCCCCGCCAGGGGGATCTCACCTTCTGGGTGCCCTTGCGCGCCTTTCTTTCCATTGAGCACTGGGTCCATGTCTTCATGGCCAACTCCCCCTTCGGGATCTTCGCCGAGGGGGCCCGGATGGAGGACCGCATCCAGCGCCTGGACGTGAAGTTGCGCATCCTCTGGCGGGCCATGCTGGAGCGCCGTCAGGTCCTCTCCTCCTCCGCGCTGGTGCGCATCGGCCGCAACGTTCAGATCGACCCCACGGCGGTCCTCCAGGGGCCGACGATCATCGGGGACAACGTGACCATCGGGGCGGGAGCGGTGGTGGCCAACAGCATCATCGGCAACAACGTCAACATCGGCCAGGGGGTTCAGGTGCTGCTGAGCGTGGTGGGAGACGGCTGCTTCCTCCCCTTCCGGGCGGCTCTTTTCATGACCACGATGATGGAACACTCCATGGTGGCCCAGAACACCTGCCTGCAGCTGTGCGTGGTGGGGCGCGACACGTTCATCGGGGCAGGGACGACCTTCACGGACTTCAACCTGCTCCCCAAGCCGATCCGCACTCACTTCCGTGGCGAGCTGGTGGAGGCCGGCATGCCGGTGCTGGGGGGCTGCGTGGGCCACCACTGCCGTCTGGGCTCCGGGCTGGTGATCTACCCCGCCCGCATGATCGAGTCCGACGTGGTCCTCTTCGCCACCTCCGATCATCACGTGATCACCAGGAACGTGTATTACGAGGACAGCGATCACCTGCGCATCCCAGGCGGGGCCGCCCTGTATCCGCGTTTGTATCCGCGGGAGGAAGAGGTCGGCCAGCCGGAGGCGGCCCCGGCTCTGGAGCGAGGGAACGCCCCTTAA
- a CDS encoding DEAD/DEAH box helicase family protein, protein MDPQWERFRFRHPFRKYQRMILNQIQAVIDTPRDDRRYHIVAPPGSGKTIIGLELVGRFRRPALILAPTVTIEMQWYERLRMFLPEDTRLEEWAALTPERKAPLRIFTYQRLAVQDPERSFVESASRLAWAEDLVARGLVPDPEAAERYLDTLRTGNPEAYWEEIRRRYPRLKRRLLREDPETVARFLHPNALRQIEDLVADGIGTVVLDECHHLLDYWAVVLRYLIRRLDQPRIIGLTATLPSPEDDFAYENYTTLLGDVDFEVPTPAVVKEGNLAPYRELAWFTEPTPQERAFLREQDQLLRAVLEEVLTAPGFRSWLKGLLFPTPEEGAGAPERERAGWPELADEDAPLVIAGLRWLRDLGELPLEYPLPPEARRRPTREDRLILLEHYALRVLLPSPDPNDRHRFLELRRRLRPLGYTLTPKGLRPGRSPMDLILAFSDSKIEAAREILRAEKRSLGERLRAVLVVDFEQSTSGLRRLRQEPGLSDADLGSGRRVFRRLIQDPELIDLRPIFVTGRSLWIPEGFQPIFQAFWEEFRQRRGMQIELTLHRRPGYYEVRGKGSGWGPRVYVPLVTQMMEQGRIRLLIGTRKIFGEGWDALSLNTLIDLTGVTTSTAVQQLRGRSLRLDPEWPHKVAHNWDVVCVAPDFEWGDLDLRRFLRRHDHLWGVAIPASPARYAMRLAPTLLTRGLPPNSAEDLRGQIVRGVFHVEPLLGLLLALEDESWKHIPYAAFNDIMREAAARREETWAAWGIGRPYMDFEIPIYRIRPQDLRLRSVYTLRESATAVWRSLRWALAGALPLGWLIFWEIFAGLPVDLSLAACLLLASGSMAAGFLITLVRERKTLARALRVLLIEVPPDAILLDVGRALAEALRETGQASPALSPDSLRVIATPDGAYRVQLEGVPPQDAEAFIQAYRELFQPIRNPRYLILRQDERLPDLLRAGLWQALRALIPPMLRRPAYHPVPQALGIRRPDAEAFARAWRRYVGEAELIYTRSPEGRRHLDRARVQEPPTLQDLLLHLWG, encoded by the coding sequence ATGGATCCTCAATGGGAGCGGTTTCGATTCCGCCATCCCTTCCGCAAATATCAGCGCATGATCCTGAATCAGATCCAGGCGGTCATTGACACGCCGCGCGATGACCGGCGGTATCACATCGTCGCCCCGCCCGGCTCTGGGAAGACCATCATCGGCCTGGAGCTCGTCGGCCGCTTCCGGAGACCGGCCCTCATCCTGGCCCCCACCGTCACCATCGAGATGCAATGGTATGAGCGGCTCCGGATGTTCCTCCCCGAAGACACTCGCCTCGAGGAGTGGGCCGCCCTCACCCCGGAGAGGAAAGCCCCCCTGCGCATCTTCACCTATCAGCGGCTGGCCGTTCAGGACCCCGAACGGTCCTTCGTGGAATCCGCCTCCCGGCTGGCGTGGGCGGAGGACCTGGTGGCCCGGGGCCTGGTGCCCGATCCCGAGGCCGCCGAGCGTTACCTGGACACGCTGCGCACCGGGAACCCTGAGGCCTACTGGGAGGAAATCCGCCGCCGCTATCCCCGCCTGAAGCGTCGCCTGCTCCGGGAGGATCCGGAAACCGTGGCCCGTTTCCTCCACCCCAACGCCCTGCGCCAGATCGAAGACTTGGTCGCGGACGGGATCGGGACCGTTGTCCTGGACGAATGCCACCATCTGTTGGATTACTGGGCGGTGGTGCTCCGCTATCTAATCCGCCGCCTGGACCAGCCCCGGATCATCGGGCTGACGGCCACCCTCCCCAGCCCGGAGGATGATTTCGCCTACGAGAACTACACCACCCTTCTGGGGGATGTGGATTTCGAGGTCCCCACCCCCGCCGTAGTCAAAGAGGGAAACCTGGCGCCCTACCGGGAGCTGGCCTGGTTCACCGAGCCTACCCCCCAGGAACGCGCCTTCCTTCGGGAACAGGATCAGCTGCTTCGGGCGGTCCTGGAGGAGGTGTTGACCGCTCCGGGCTTTCGGAGCTGGCTGAAGGGCTTGCTCTTCCCAACCCCCGAGGAGGGCGCGGGCGCCCCGGAGCGCGAGCGGGCCGGCTGGCCCGAGCTGGCCGACGAAGATGCACCGCTGGTGATCGCCGGGTTGCGCTGGCTGCGGGACCTGGGGGAGCTGCCCCTGGAGTATCCCCTCCCGCCGGAGGCGCGCCGCAGGCCCACCCGGGAGGATCGCCTGATCCTGCTGGAGCACTACGCCCTGCGCGTCCTCCTCCCCAGTCCGGATCCAAACGATCGCCATCGCTTCCTGGAGCTCCGCCGCCGCCTGCGTCCCTTGGGCTACACCCTTACCCCGAAGGGCCTGCGCCCCGGCCGCTCGCCGATGGACCTCATCCTGGCCTTCTCTGACAGCAAGATCGAGGCCGCGCGGGAGATCCTGCGGGCCGAGAAGCGAAGCCTGGGCGAACGGCTCCGCGCGGTCCTCGTGGTGGATTTCGAACAGAGCACCAGCGGCCTCCGCCGGCTCCGGCAGGAGCCCGGTCTATCCGATGCCGATCTGGGCAGCGGGCGACGCGTCTTCCGCCGGCTGATCCAAGATCCGGAGCTGATCGACCTGCGCCCCATCTTCGTGACCGGCCGCTCCCTGTGGATCCCCGAGGGCTTTCAGCCCATCTTCCAGGCCTTCTGGGAGGAGTTCCGCCAGCGGCGCGGGATGCAGATCGAGCTGACCCTGCACCGACGTCCGGGCTATTACGAAGTGCGTGGGAAAGGATCCGGCTGGGGGCCACGGGTGTATGTCCCTCTGGTCACCCAGATGATGGAACAGGGGCGGATCCGCCTGCTCATTGGCACCCGGAAGATCTTCGGCGAAGGGTGGGACGCCCTCTCGCTGAACACATTGATCGATCTGACCGGCGTGACCACCAGCACCGCCGTTCAGCAGCTGCGCGGGCGCTCCCTGCGCCTGGACCCCGAGTGGCCGCACAAGGTGGCCCACAACTGGGATGTGGTCTGCGTCGCACCGGACTTCGAGTGGGGAGACCTGGATCTACGGCGGTTCCTGCGCCGTCACGATCACCTGTGGGGCGTGGCCATCCCCGCCAGCCCCGCCCGCTACGCCATGCGGCTCGCTCCCACCTTGCTGACGCGAGGCCTCCCCCCGAACAGCGCCGAGGACCTGCGCGGGCAGATCGTCCGCGGAGTATTTCATGTAGAGCCCCTGCTGGGCCTGCTGCTCGCCCTGGAGGATGAGAGCTGGAAGCACATCCCTTACGCAGCCTTCAACGACATCATGCGGGAGGCCGCCGCCCGGCGAGAGGAAACGTGGGCGGCATGGGGGATCGGCCGGCCTTATATGGATTTCGAAATCCCGATCTACCGGATTCGGCCTCAGGACCTCCGCCTTCGCTCCGTCTACACGCTACGGGAGAGCGCCACGGCGGTATGGCGGAGCCTCCGCTGGGCCCTGGCCGGCGCTCTCCCCTTAGGCTGGCTGATCTTCTGGGAGATCTTCGCAGGGCTCCCCGTGGATTTGTCCCTGGCCGCATGCCTTCTTCTCGCCTCGGGCAGCATGGCGGCCGGTTTCCTCATCACCCTGGTCCGAGAGCGCAAGACCCTCGCCCGGGCGTTGCGTGTCCTGCTCATCGAGGTCCCGCCGGACGCCATCCTTCTCGATGTGGGCCGGGCACTGGCGGAGGCGTTGCGGGAAACCGGACAGGCGAGCCCGGCCCTCTCCCCGGACAGCCTTCGGGTGATCGCCACTCCAGACGGGGCTTATCGCGTTCAGCTGGAAGGAGTCCCTCCGCAAGATGCGGAGGCCTTCATACAGGCTTACCGGGAGCTCTTTCAACCCATCCGGAATCCGCGCTATCTCATCCTGCGCCAGGACGAACGCCTGCCGGACCTGCTTCGCGCCGGCCTCTGGCAGGCGCTGCGGGCCCTGATCCCGCCGATGCTGCGCCGACCGGCCTACCATCCGGTGCCCCAGGCCCTGGGGATCCGACGTCCGGACGCCGAGGCCTTCGCCCGGGCCTGGCGGCGTTACGTGGGCGAAGCCGAGCTGATCTACACCCGCTCCCCCGAAGGCCGCCGCCATCTGGATCGGGCCCGCGTGCAGGAGCCTCCAACGCTTCAGGATTTATTGCTCCATCTATGGGGATGA
- a CDS encoding alpha/beta fold hydrolase — translation MIFLHGWLGSWAYWIDTMNALSRHCRSYALDFWGFGESDRQRASFTVPSFIDLVTQFMDRLGIASAALVGHSMGGTVALGVALAHPERVTRVAVVGSPITGSSLNFFLKMAGRPFWAFLAYTFPVAVKAGTYLASPTITRAWRTWYRMWERDLSRTSLRSFFQSIGSLHRTDLRPRLRELRAPVLGIYGARDNIVNPDQAFVLAREAPQASIFWMPEAGHFPMLDEPERFQQALADFLLA, via the coding sequence GTGATCTTCCTGCACGGATGGCTGGGCTCCTGGGCTTATTGGATCGACACGATGAACGCCCTGTCCCGCCATTGCCGTTCTTACGCGCTGGATTTCTGGGGGTTCGGGGAGTCCGATCGCCAGCGCGCCAGCTTCACGGTCCCCAGCTTCATCGATCTGGTGACCCAGTTCATGGATCGACTGGGGATCGCCTCGGCCGCCCTGGTCGGCCACTCCATGGGTGGGACGGTCGCCCTGGGGGTCGCCCTGGCCCATCCGGAGCGGGTGACCCGGGTGGCGGTGGTGGGCTCCCCGATCACGGGGAGCTCCCTGAATTTCTTCCTGAAAATGGCCGGGCGGCCGTTCTGGGCCTTCCTGGCCTACACCTTCCCGGTGGCGGTGAAGGCGGGGACCTATCTGGCCTCGCCGACCATCACCCGGGCGTGGCGGACCTGGTATCGGATGTGGGAGCGGGATCTCTCCCGCACTTCATTGCGCTCGTTCTTCCAGAGCATCGGGAGCCTCCACCGTACGGACCTGCGGCCGCGGCTCCGGGAGCTGCGCGCGCCCGTCCTGGGGATCTATGGGGCCCGAGATAACATCGTCAACCCCGATCAAGCGTTCGTGCTGGCCCGGGAGGCCCCCCAGGCGTCGATCTTCTGGATGCCGGAGGCCGGCCACTTCCCCATGCTCGACGAGCCCGAACGCTTCCAGCAGGCCCTCGCGGATTTCCTGCTCGCATAA
- a CDS encoding shikimate dehydrogenase: protein MGTFAFMIHPIDPKRDVQRKFPLLGRLLPEPAIHFFSAYFPPVYLSRVTGIRSRATGRTVEGWLLACPLTPQRMLSLPLERAYRKIIETGRLAERLGAHILGLGAFTAVIGDAGVTVAKGLRIPVTTGNSYTVAVALQALREAAERMGIPLPEATAAVVGAAGAIGRVAARLLAREVPRVILAGRRAERLEALRPLVEAEGARAQVAEGLEALREADLVLVVSSSPVAIIRPEHLKPGAVVCDVAQPRNVSPLVAARRDDVLVIDGGIVEVPGEVDFGFDFGLPPRMAYACMAETITLALEGRYEPYSLGRRLSIERVEEIARLAERHGFRLAGLMSFGRPLTEEAIARIRANARREFAVARGYPAAPPDHAVARLEKPEISSGR, encoded by the coding sequence ATGGGAACCTTCGCCTTCATGATCCATCCGATCGATCCCAAGCGGGACGTGCAGCGGAAGTTCCCGCTGCTGGGCCGGCTGCTGCCCGAGCCGGCCATCCACTTCTTCTCCGCCTACTTCCCCCCGGTGTATCTCTCCCGCGTCACCGGGATCCGCTCCCGGGCCACCGGGAGGACGGTGGAGGGTTGGCTGCTGGCGTGCCCGCTTACCCCGCAGCGGATGCTCTCCCTGCCGCTGGAGCGGGCCTATCGCAAGATCATCGAGACGGGGCGTCTGGCGGAGCGGCTCGGCGCCCACATCCTCGGGCTGGGGGCTTTCACCGCGGTGATCGGGGACGCCGGGGTCACGGTGGCCAAAGGCCTGCGCATCCCGGTGACGACAGGGAACAGCTACACCGTGGCGGTGGCTCTGCAAGCCTTACGGGAGGCCGCGGAGCGGATGGGGATCCCTCTTCCCGAGGCCACGGCAGCGGTGGTGGGCGCGGCCGGGGCTATCGGTCGGGTGGCCGCCCGGCTGCTGGCCCGAGAGGTGCCCCGGGTGATCCTGGCCGGACGCCGGGCGGAGCGGCTGGAGGCCCTCCGACCCCTCGTCGAGGCGGAGGGCGCGCGGGCCCAGGTGGCCGAAGGGCTGGAAGCTCTTCGGGAGGCCGACCTGGTCCTGGTGGTGAGCAGCTCCCCCGTCGCCATCATCAGACCGGAGCACCTGAAGCCCGGCGCGGTGGTTTGCGATGTCGCCCAGCCCCGCAACGTCTCCCCCCTCGTGGCCGCCCGGCGGGACGACGTCCTGGTCATCGATGGGGGGATCGTAGAGGTCCCAGGGGAGGTGGATTTCGGCTTCGATTTCGGGCTCCCCCCGCGCATGGCGTATGCGTGTATGGCGGAAACCATCACGCTGGCGCTGGAGGGCCGGTATGAGCCTTACAGCCTGGGCCGCCGCCTCTCTATCGAGCGGGTGGAGGAGATCGCCCGCCTGGCGGAACGCCACGGCTTCCGCCTGGCCGGCCTCATGTCCTTCGGACGCCCGCTGACCGAGGAAGCGATCGCCCGGATCCGCGCGAACGCCCGCCGGGAGTTCGCCGTGGCCCGCGGATATCCCGCCGCTCCGCCAGATCATGCCGTTGCGCGATTAGAAAAGCCCGAGATCTCATCCGGGAGATAG
- a CDS encoding YgiT-type zinc finger protein has protein sequence MWPCPNCRIGYMRPRRITYAGYHGDFFIVIPNMPAYICDVCGNRQYDEEALLQLMPLIGPREEGGQAQDLGVEPPDRPQGPGWGTHRRPA, from the coding sequence ATGTGGCCCTGCCCGAACTGCCGGATCGGCTATATGCGGCCGCGCCGGATCACCTACGCCGGCTACCACGGGGACTTCTTCATCGTCATCCCGAACATGCCCGCCTATATCTGCGATGTGTGCGGCAACCGCCAGTATGACGAGGAAGCCCTGCTCCAGCTGATGCCGCTTATCGGCCCTCGCGAGGAGGGCGGGCAGGCCCAGGACCTCGGGGTGGAACCTCCCGATCGCCCTCAGGGCCCGGGATGGGGAACGCATCGGCGTCCCGCCTGA